The sequence below is a genomic window from Lujinxingia litoralis.
GATCGAGATCGCTGCGGCGTTGTGCGGTTGCCGGCTCCAGGGATGCAGCCTGGCGCAGAAAGGCGATGGCCTCCTCAAGCTGCCCGGCGGCGTGGGCTCGGAGGCTCTGCGCGCGGTAGGTCTGGGCGAGCAGGGTGAGGGCTTCGCGCTCCGGGGTATCGGGCTCGTCGATGGCCAGTTGTGCCAGGGCCTGGGCTTCTTCCAGGCGCTCGGAGTTAAGTGCGGCCTCTGCGTCTGCCAGGTAGAGTTCACCCGGGGAGGGTTTGTGGGCGCAGGCTGCGCCGGTGAGTAGGATCGAGAGGCAGGCCGCCTGGAGCAGCCCTCGCGCTCGGGGGTTCGACATGGTTAGACTCCCGGTAAGAGGGGTGAACGCTATTTTCGCTACCATTGACGAGCGAGCAATTGAAGATCTTCGATCCGCATATTCGTAGTCGTACGCAAAGCGACGCCGATCTCAAGAATCTGGCCTACTTCGGGACGGCCCGGGTGGTGAGTTGTGCCACGGTTGGGCCGCCGAAAGAAGGGGCCCGGGAGTTGATTGAGGCCATGGAGGCGCATGCGGGCGGGGAGGTGCGACGTCTGGAGCGCTGTGGGCTTGACGCCGGTGCGGCGCTCGGGGTGTTGCCGCCGTCCCGGCCCCGGCGTGCCCACTACGAGGTGTGGAAGCGTCTGCCGGAGCTGCTGGCGTTGCCTACGGTGGTGGCGCTGGGGGAGATCGGCGTCTGGGAAGACAGCGCGGCGGACTGGGAGCTCTTTGAGTCTCAGGTGGCGATCGCACAGCAGGTGGGCGTGAAGGCGATGATCGTGACGCCGCCACGCGAACTCCGGGTAACGCTGACCTATAAGATGATGCAGCGTCTGGAAAAGCTGGGGGTCGAGCCGGGGCGGGTGCTCATGACCTACGTCGATGAGAAGACGCTGGTCAATGTGGTGCAGAGCGGCTTTGGCGCGGGGCTGGCAGTGGGCGCCACGACGTTGAACCCGCGCCAGGCCGCGGAGGTGATCATGCGGGCGGCTCAGGAGCTGGGGGCGGTGGAGAGGATCGCGCTGAGTTCGGCGCTAAGAGTGGGCGGCGCCGACCTGCTGGCGATCCCCAAGACCGTTGAGGCGCTGCGGGCGCTGGGCTCAGGGGAGCGCGAGCTTGAGCTGCTGACCTGGGAGAATGCGAAAACGATTGTGGATGGCGAAAGGAGCTGAGGCCGCTGGCGAGGATCGCGTCGGGGTGGTCCGGCTCAACGGTTCGGGCGGAACTGGCGCGGGCTCTGCGCTGGGGGCGATGTCCAGGGCAACGCCGGGGCGGGTTCGGGGGATGCCGCGGGCGTCAAAGCGAGCGTTGTAAACCAGGGTGGCCAGCAGGGTGCCGACCGCTGCGCCGATGACCACATCGGAGACGAAGTGCTTCTGATCGTAGAGGCGGCTGACGGCCACGGTGGAAGCCGCGCCGTAGAGTACTGTGTAGGGGAGGGCGCGACCCAACATAAAGCGCGGCAGGGGTTCGGCGTTGGCCAGCACACGGTGGTAGAGCCCGTCGCTGATGTCGCGGGCCATAAAGGTCGCGGCGGCGAAGCTCAAGGAGGCGTGTCCCGACCAAAAGGAGAGGTAGTCTTCGCCGCCGTGCCAGCCGTAGCTGCGGCGGTTGAGCGCCACGTAGGGGCGCGCTCGTCCTACGAAGAACTTTGCGGCGTTGGTCAGAAGCGCCGTCCAGGTGAAGGTCTCCAGGTAGGCGAAGGTCGACTGGTGATGGTAGGGGCCCTGCCAGGGGTAGAGGTCGCGGCCGGTGATGCCTTTCCAGGCGGAGCCCAGCCCGTAGTAGAGCACCGGGAGAGCGCTGAGCGCGTAGCCTCCGTGGTCGGGGATGCCGCCAAGCAGCGGCGCTCCGGTCTCCAGATCGCCGTGAAAGTTCTCGGCGACCCGGTAGTCCAGGCTGCCTGGTGTGGGCGAGCCCATGGCCGGGACCGGGGCGTCGAAGAAGTAGCCGCCAAACACGGTGATGGCCGCCGACGTGGGAAAGAGCAGTCCGATGGTTCCCAGGGCAACCGGGGAGTAGGTGTCGGTCAGGGACAGGGAGGGGGACTCCGGCAGGGGAGCCGGGCTAGCCTGGGGGGCCGGGGACGCCTCGGAGGGAGGAGCGGCGAGGGCCGGCGAACTCATCAGGCAAAAGGCCAGGAGGCTGGCGAGTGCCAGGGCGTGTCGAGGGGCAGGGGGCATGGAAGGCTCCGGTACGGCGTCGCGTCAAACTTCAGGGCGGTTCGCGCGCCGATGATCGCGAGCGTGATTGCCTGTGGCAAGCCTCGGCGCATATAACAGGCAAGCGCGCCCGGGGGGCACATCCGTGCCACCCGGAAGAAGTCTCACTGGCCGGCGCGATGAATCCAGATTCTTTAGCTATCAAAGGTAGTTGTGGTCGACCAACACGATAAGCATCCGTTGCAGGCACTCAGCCCGGGCGATCTGCTGCGCTCATTCGGGCAGCGGACCAAAAAACAATTCGGGCAACATTTTCTGGTCGATCCGCGGATCCTCGGGGAGATCGCGCGGCTGGGGAAGGTGGCCCCGGGCGATCACGTGCTGGAGGTGGGCCCCGGGTGCGGTACGCTGACGCTGACGATGCTGCAGGCGGGCGCGACGGTGGATGCCATCGAGATCGATCGTGACGCGGTGGCGTTTTTGCAGGAATCGCTGGCGGAAGACTGGGGATTTAAACTCCATGCGGGCGATGCGCTCAAGGCTGATATCGCGGGCATTCTGGCGAGTCGCGCCGGGACCTGGAAGGCGGTGGCGAACCTGCCCTACAATGTGGGGACCGAGGTGACCTTCCGGCTCTTTGAGCAGCGTGAGCGTCTGCAACGGATGACGCTGATGTACCAGCGCGAGGTTGCGCAGCGGATGGTGGCCCGCGAAGGTGACGATGCTTACGGGGCGTTGAGCGTGATGGTGCGTCTTTACGCCGATGCTGAGCTCGTGATGCACCTTCCGCCCGGGGCCTTTGTGCCACCGCCGAAGGTGCATAGCAGCGTGGTGAACTTTGAGCTGCTGCCCGAAACGCGCATTGAGGACGAGGCCCGACGCGAGTTCTTTGTCAAGGTCGTGAAGTCGGCGTTTCAGGTGCGGCGTAAGACTTTGCCCAACGGGCTTAAGGCGCTGAAGTTACCCCGCGAGCGGGTGATTTCGGCGATTGAGAGTGCCGGGCTCTCGCCGAAGGTGCGGCCGGAGCGTGTGGGGTTTGAGGCCTTTCTGGCGGTGGCAGATGCGTTGCGCCAGGGATGATGTCAGCCCATGAGCGGGCCGCGCCGGAGGTGGGGCGGCAGGTAGGTCTCGGCCAGGCGGGCCTCCACCTCGTAGGAGATGTTGAGGTAGGCCTGGTGATCGCCCATTCCGGCAAGCAGGCCTCGCGAGTATTCCGCGAGGTAGCGAGCCAGGAAGTTGGTGGTGCCGTCGCGCAGGAACTGGACTACGTGGGCCATCTCATGGATGAGCAGGTAGAGGGGAAGTCGTAGCTCGGCGTCGACGACGGTTTCGCGGACAAAGATCTGTTCACGCAGGGTGATGCCGCTGGCCGAGCGACGCAGGGCGACGTGGGCGACCAGCGCGCGGGGACCGCTGATAGCGGCGCGCGCTGTCGGGTAGGCGATGATGCGGGCGATGTCGGCGGCGCGCTTCACCATCTCGGGCGGGCCGACTTCGGCGGCACAGAGGGCGTTGACCACCAGGGGTAGTTCGTCGGCCAGTAGCGTGCGGGACTTCATCGTTGGGTCCGCTGGCGCGCGAGCCACCCCAGGCCCAGAAGGGCGGCAATGAGCAGGGGGCTATCATCGGGCTGTCCCGGCGCGATCAGTGAGCAGGAATCCTTCTGCTCATGGACCACCGGGCTCTCTTCGGGAGTGCCGAGGGGGTAGATATGGCAGAGCCCATCGATATCAGCCTGGTGAAGATCACGTTTGGTGATTTCGCCAAGTTCGGCGGTGGCATACATGGTGGCCGAGGCGTTGGATGAGTGGTCCAGCCCCAGGAAGTGCCCCACCTCGTGGGTCAGCGTGTTGCGAAGGTCCATGGCCGAGTTGTTGGGCAGTTCGGTGTTGCTGAAGAGGTAGTCGGCGCCATTTACTTCGATGTCGGCATCGAGGATTCGGCCATCGCGCATGCTGAAGGTGACCGTGGTCAGGGCCACGGCCTGGAAGCTCGGGTAGGGCCAGGTGTCGTCCTGAAAAAGGACGACGTTGGCATTATCGTCAGAGTTTTGGAGGTAGCGGATTTCCTGATCGGTGACGCCCTGATAGGTCAGAGTGAACTGGCTGCACTCGGGCTCGTTCCAGGCATCGAAGGAGTCGCGGATGCTGTGCTCGAGCTCGGTGGGGAAGGCGTCTCCCTCGGGGTAGAGTTTGACCGAGCCGCGCCCGTTGATGTGAAAGTTCACATCGAGTTTGGGCCAGTGCACCGGCTGCGGTGTGAAGTCGCCTGTGCATGCGTTGATGCCGCTGCGATCGCAGGTCATCGTCTGGACAAAATCTTGGGCGGCCGCGGGACTGGCCCACGCGATGGCCAGGAGGGCTGCCAGGGCGGCGGAGCGCAAGGAGAACGTCATGGGAGCTCCCGGGCGGGCTGTTGGCTCTGGACCAGATCAAGGACGCGAGCACGAAGGTTATCGAGCGTGTGGGCCTGCCGGTGCAGTTCCGCCGGAGCCACTTGCTGCAGGCGCGAGGCGTTTAGTTCGTCGGGGCTAACGCGCTCGACCAGGTTGATGTTGTGGAGCTGAGGGATGGCGAACTCGGTGCGATTGTCCGGGCCAAGTGCCAGGCGAAAGAAGCCCTGGGCCATGCCGGTGACCGCGACGGCCTGGTGGACGTCACCGCTTAAAAAAAGCATGGCCTGGTCATCGACGTTGAGGCGAGGCATGCCGGCCACCCGGGTTCCGATGTCACCGTGGACGCCGCCGAGTTGTCGAATGGTGACGGTCTGGCCTGGGGCACCTTTGAGAGACTCGTCGACGCGTACCTCGATGATGGAATGGACTCGGCCGCGCTCATCGAGCTCGGTCTCGATGCGGGTGACCTGGCCGATGACGACGGCGTCGGAGTTGACGACCAGCTCCTGCAGGTCGAGGCGCTCCAGCGTGGTGGCCCAGGCGGTCGAGGAGAAGGTCAGGAGGCCCAGGCAGGTGGCCAGAATCATTGCGAGCACGGATCGTAACATCGTGGCCTCTCGTAGACGGGGGCAGGTTGCCACCGGGCATACGGCAGCGCGCTCCGATAACGTTCAGGAGCGCGCATTGCATTCTCAAGAATATAATCAGGCGACAGGGCGGCGGCGAGGAGGGGCTTACTTAAAGACCTTGCCGATGGTGTCTTTGGCTCGTGCCAGTGTGACGCCCTGGAGCATTTTGCGAATCTTCTCGTCGCGATCCACCAGGCCGAGCAGGGCCTGGCGGCCAATGGCGACGACCTGGGCCGGGCCGGTCTTGACTTCGACGGTCGCCGTCGCGCAGTTGCCACTTATCAGTGAGACCTCGCCGAAGTAGGCCCCGGGGCCCATGGCTTTGAGTTCGACTTCGCCCTGCGGGCCCCGGGTCCATACGCGGATACGGCCGCTGAGCACGATGAAGAGGTGTTCAACCTGGCCGTTCTCTTCGATGATGCGTTCACCGGGCTGAAAGATCTTGAGTTCGCTGGCGTTGACGAGCGCTCCGAGCTCGTCAGCGCTGAGGTGCTTGAAGAGGGGGCTCTCCTGGATGGTTTCAACAATCTTTTCGGTCATAGCAATCTCCATCGCGAAGCGGTCGCGTGGGCAATGTCAGCGGTGGTGTCGAGCAAGGCTCGCCAGGGCCAAGAGTAGCAACGGGAGGGAGGTCGATGCAATCGCTTGATGGAGGAAGCGCCGGGAAGAAGAGGGGGCAATTTCTTGAGCGCGGCGCACCTCATGGTAGCTCTAGGGATGGCGAGTTCGTCGGCAAGAGGCTCGTCATAACGCCATGGTGGCATGAACCCGAAAGGCGCAGAGGCGCCGAGTGACAGGGAGGTCAGTATGCAGGAGCAACGTCAACAGCCGCGCGTAGGCTGCGACATGATTCTAAATAAGATCGAGGCCGGCCATACGAACATTTGCCGGGCCGTGGATCTCTCGCTGGGAGGCATTCGACTGGAGCGTCTGGCCGAGGCCTATCGCTCCGAAGGGGAGTCGGTGCAGCTTCAGTTCGCGCTGCCTGGTGAGGAGGAGCCGATCTGGGTAACTGGCCACAAAGTCTATGATAACGAGGGGCGGGTCGGGGTGCGCTTTACCAATATTTCGCACGGTCATTTTGTGAAGCTGCGCGCCTGGTTGCGGGAGCGGGCCATCAGCGAGGGGCTT
It includes:
- a CDS encoding cyclic nucleotide-binding domain-containing protein; this encodes MTEKIVETIQESPLFKHLSADELGALVNASELKIFQPGERIIEENGQVEHLFIVLSGRIRVWTRGPQGEVELKAMGPGAYFGEVSLISGNCATATVEVKTGPAQVVAIGRQALLGLVDRDEKIRKMLQGVTLARAKDTIGKVFK
- a CDS encoding matrixin family metalloprotease, whose translation is MTFSLRSAALAALLAIAWASPAAAQDFVQTMTCDRSGINACTGDFTPQPVHWPKLDVNFHINGRGSVKLYPEGDAFPTELEHSIRDSFDAWNEPECSQFTLTYQGVTDQEIRYLQNSDDNANVVLFQDDTWPYPSFQAVALTTVTFSMRDGRILDADIEVNGADYLFSNTELPNNSAMDLRNTLTHEVGHFLGLDHSSNASATMYATAELGEITKRDLHQADIDGLCHIYPLGTPEESPVVHEQKDSCSLIAPGQPDDSPLLIAALLGLGWLARQRTQR
- the rsmA gene encoding 16S rRNA (adenine(1518)-N(6)/adenine(1519)-N(6))-dimethyltransferase RsmA codes for the protein MVDQHDKHPLQALSPGDLLRSFGQRTKKQFGQHFLVDPRILGEIARLGKVAPGDHVLEVGPGCGTLTLTMLQAGATVDAIEIDRDAVAFLQESLAEDWGFKLHAGDALKADIAGILASRAGTWKAVANLPYNVGTEVTFRLFEQRERLQRMTLMYQREVAQRMVAREGDDAYGALSVMVRLYADAELVMHLPPGAFVPPPKVHSSVVNFELLPETRIEDEARREFFVKVVKSAFQVRRKTLPNGLKALKLPRERVISAIESAGLSPKVRPERVGFEAFLAVADALRQG
- a CDS encoding phosphatase PAP2 family protein, yielding MPPAPRHALALASLLAFCLMSSPALAAPPSEASPAPQASPAPLPESPSLSLTDTYSPVALGTIGLLFPTSAAITVFGGYFFDAPVPAMGSPTPGSLDYRVAENFHGDLETGAPLLGGIPDHGGYALSALPVLYYGLGSAWKGITGRDLYPWQGPYHHQSTFAYLETFTWTALLTNAAKFFVGRARPYVALNRRSYGWHGGEDYLSFWSGHASLSFAAATFMARDISDGLYHRVLANAEPLPRFMLGRALPYTVLYGAASTVAVSRLYDQKHFVSDVVIGAAVGTLLATLVYNARFDARGIPRTRPGVALDIAPSAEPAPVPPEPLSRTTPTRSSPAASAPFAIHNRFRILPGQQLKLALP
- a CDS encoding PilZ domain-containing protein, translated to MQEQRQQPRVGCDMILNKIEAGHTNICRAVDLSLGGIRLERLAEAYRSEGESVQLQFALPGEEEPIWVTGHKVYDNEGRVGVRFTNISHGHFVKLRAWLRERAISEGLPEFSVSA